The genomic region GCTGAAGGCCTATCCGAAGCTCAAGGGTATTCTCGCGTTTGGCTCGAACGGTCCGATCGCCGCCGGCAACGCCGTGAAGGAAAAGCACCTGAGCAAGCGGGTTGCCGTCATAGGCACGGTGCTGCCGTCGCAGGCCAAGGACCTGATCATGGACGGCGTCATTCGGGAAGGTTTCATGTGGAACCCGAGAGAAGCTGGCTCTGCGATGGTTGCCGTCGCCAGATTGGTCCTCGACGGAACGAAAATCGAGGACGGGATGGATGTTCCCGGCCTCGGCAAGGCTACGGTGGATGTTCCCGGAAAGCTCATCAAGGTCGACAAGATCACCCACATCAACAAAGAAACCGTGGATGGCCTGATCGCCCAAGGTCTGTAGCCGTCCTTGCAGGAAATACCGCAGGCGGGCCCTCGCTCGCCTGCGGCAGGACAGATGCCAGCGACTAAGGGTAAAGCCCACTATGACCACATTCCTTGAATTGACCCATGTCTCCAAGCATTTCGGCGGAGTTCGTGCGCTTCGAGATGTCGATCTGTCGCTGGAGGCCGGCGAAGTTCACTGTCTTGTTGGCGAAAATGGTTCGGGCAAATCCACCCTGATCAAGATTATTGCTGGCGTGCAGGCGCCCGATCCAGGTGGTAGCATCGTTCTGGAGGGTCGCGAACATTCTCGTTTGGACCCCATTCTTTCCACCAAGAGTGGCATCCAGGTTATCTATCAGGATCTCTCCCTCTTCCCCAATATGTCCGTGGCGGAGAACATCGCCATCGGCAGCCACATGGGCTTGCCTCGGCTCGCGAATTGGAACCGCATAAATGACATTGCGGCGAAAGCCATGGCCCGCATCAACGTCAATCTCGACCTGGAGACGATGGTGTCGGACCTCTCTATCGCAAACCGGCAACTGGTTGCGATTTGCCGCGCCATGGCCGCCGACGCAAAGCTGGTCATCATGGACGAGCCCACCGCCTCGTTGACCCGGCATGAGGTGGATTCTCTGCTGCGTGTCGTCAACGACCTTAAGAGCAGAGACATTTGCACGGTGTTCGTATCCCACCGTCTCGATGAAGTAATGGAGATAGCCGAGCGCGTAACGGTTCTGCGTGACGGCGGTAAGGTGGGGACCTTCGATGCCAGCGAGATCACTTCACGGCGGCTCGAGACCTTGATGACAGGTCATGAGTTCCACTATGCGCCTCCGCGGCCCGGAGGCGAGGCTGCGGAGGTTGTGCTGGCGGTTCGAAACCTGACTCGACCAGGCCACTACGAGGATATCAGCTTCGACATTCGCAAAGGAGAGATCGTCGGCCTTACCGGGCTTTTGGGCTCCGGACGGACAGAACTCGCACTCAGCATCTTCGGTATGAATCCACCGTCCCGCGGCACGATTGAAGTCTCCGGGAAGCCGCTGATAGCCAGCTCCAATCGTGTCGCAATAGCCAGCGGCGTGGCTTACGTCCCGGAAGACAGGTTGATGCTCGGCCTGGCGCTGGGGCAGCCCATTTCTGCAAACATCCTCGCGACGGTCCTCGACAGCTTGGCCAGCAAATTCGGCCTCATCAACCCCGCCAAACGTGTAGCCGCAGCCGATGATTGGATCGTTCGCCTGAACACGAAAGTGTCCGACCTCGAAAATCCCGTCGGAACTCTGTCAGGAGGCAACCAGCAACGGGTAGTGTTGGGCAAGTGGATGGCCACAAAACCCCGCGTGCTGATACTCGATAGCCCAACCGTCGGCGTGGACATCAAGGCCAAGGACGGAATCTATGAGATAGTGCACCGATTGGCGGCAGAAGGCGTCGGGGTACTGCTCATCTCCGACGAAGCCCAGGAGGTCTTCTACCACACCCATCGTGTCCTGGTCATGCGGCAAGGCAGGCTCGTCAGCGAAGTCCATCCGCTTTCGTCGACCGAGAGAAATCTGCAGGAGGAGATCTATGCCTAAGACAATTCAACGCTGGACACGAAGTCACGAATTTTGGCTGCTTGCGGTCGTCATCGTATTGTCCATGTTCCTCACGGCAGCGACGGACAGCTTTCTGACGCTGCAAAACCTTTTCGACCTTCTCACCTCCACTTCGTTTGCAGGCATTCTTGCAGCCGGTCTGCTTGTGGTCTTGGTGTTCGGTGGGATCGACATCTCCTTTACTGCCATAGCCAGCGTCGCTCAATATGTGGCTCTCATGATTGCCAAGACCTATCCAATTGGGTGGTTCGGAGTGTTCCTTGTCGCCTGCTGCACTGGTATACTATGTGGGCTATTCAATGCGGCTATTATTCATAAGGTTCGCATCTCTTCGGTTATTGTGACTATATCCACTCTCAATATTTTTTATGGATTGCTAATATATAGCACCCGCGGCGACTATATCACCTCGCTTCCCAGCTATTTCCGCGAAGGGATCTGGTGGTTCGAATTCACCGACAGTAATGGATTTCCTTATGCGATCAATTTCCAGGCGCTGTTGCTAGTGGTCGCATTCCTTATGACCTGGGTCTTGCTCAACAAGACAAACATCGGTCGTCAAATATATGCCATGGGGGGGAATGAGATAGCCGCCGAACGCCTTGGTTTTCATGTTTTCGGCCTGAGGTGCCTTGTCTACGGCTATATGGGGTTCATGGCTGCGATCGCATCAATATCGCAAGCCCAGCTGGCCCAATCGGTTACGCCGACGACGCTCATCGGCAAGGAACTCGAAGTGCTTGCGGCTGTCGTTCTTGGCGGCGCGAGTCTGGCCGGTGGCAACGGCTCCGTGTTTGGCGCCGTACTGGGCGTGATGCTCATCGCAATTTTGCAGAACGGACTGATATTGCTCGGCGTGTCCTCATACTGGAATCAGTTCTTTGTCGGCTGCGTTATTCTGCTTGCGGTCTCGGCGACTGCGCTGTCTCAGCGGCGTCGGCATGCTGGACTCGCGTCCTAGGGAGGAAATTACCATGAAGCCGTCCGCCAATCGATCTCTCATATCCCGTTTCGTTCGAGAGAACGCCACAACGATGACGCTTGCTTCCATTTTCATGGCCGTTCTAGCGGTGTTTGGCCTCATTCTCGGCGATCGGCTGCTGAGTGTGGGAACATTTCAGTCGATAGCCTTTCAGACCCCGGAACTTGGCATTCTTGGTCTTGCGATGATGCTTGCGCTCCTTTCCGGCGGGCTGAATTTGTCGATCATTTCGACGGCCAATCTCTGCGCTTTGACGATAGCGTCGGTGTTGCAGTTCACAATTCCGTGGGGAGATGCTGGAAGTGTGCTTTGGCTCACCTGGCAAGTAGGCGCGGTTGCCGCGGGCCTCGCCGTCGCAATTCTGATAGGCCTGTTGAACGGCTTCATCATCGCCTATCTCGGAGTATCCCCCATTCTGGCCACACTGGGGACCATGATCGCCTGCAAAGGTCTTGCCATTGGACTGACGCGTGGAAACGTCTTGTCAGGCTTTCCAGATCCAATCGTTGCGATTGGAAATGGAACCTATCTGGGCGTACCGCTTGCGTTCCTGCTGTTTGTTGCCCTTTGCGTGTTCGTGTCGGTGGTTCTTCGGCGATCATCCTTCGGTCAGAAGGTCTACCTTGTCGGCGCCAACGAGAAAGCTGCCCGGTTCTCGGGCATACATGTCAAACGAGTTTTGCTTTTGACGTATGCCTTATCGGGCGCGCTTGCAGGATGCGGCGGGCTTGTAATGATGGCCCGATTCAATTCTGCCAACGCGTCCTATGGCGAGAGCTTCCTTCTCATCAGCATCCTGGCGGCGGTTCTGGGGGGCATCAATCCATATGGCGGCACCGGAAAAGTATCAGGGTTGTTTGCTGCGTTGCTGCTCTTGCAGCTGATCTCCTCCGCGTTCAATTTGATGAACTTTAGCCAGTTCCTGACAATTGCCATCTGGGGGGCACTTCTGATCGGCGTTTCCGCGCTCCGCTCAGGCACAGGCATATTCGATCGGTTGCACCTCTTCGAATTCTGGAGAGCAAAGAGCGCCGTGTCCGAGAACCCCTGATCTGTTCGTCTTGGAAAGCGGACGGAGGATGCCTTAACGACAGTGGCGCTCAAAATGTCTGCACCAAACCACGAAGCTGAGCCGGCGTGGAGCACCATCGATGTGTGGAATTGCCGAGCGATTGTCACTTGCCGAATAGATATGAGGAGAAGTTCAGTTCATGGACAAGCTTGCGCAATCGCGTCAGATGACGACGGTAGTCGCCGATACCGCCGACGTTGAAGCCGTCAAGCGCCTCAAGCCAATGGATTGTACCACCAATCCCACCATTGTGCTCCAGGCGCTAAAAACTCCTATCTACGATGAAGATTTTGAGGAAGCATTCGAGTGGGGGAGCAAGGCCTCCGCCGAAGGCGCGCTATACCTTCGCCGCGCTGTGGATGTGAAGAATATCTGGATCCCCTACGGGGAGATTAAGGGCCCCAACTCTGGTCATGCGGGCGGGAGGAGAACCGCACCGGCAGGCGAGAACGACGGAATTTGAGGGAATCGCAGAGCTGTAACGGAGCTGCGGTTATGGGCTCTGTTTTGCGGCACGAGGTGCTGCGAAATGGTGCAACTAAGGGAGGATTTTCATGCTGAAGAATATCGATCCGGCTCTGAATGCGGACGTGCTGCACGCGCTCCGGTCCATGGGGCATGGCGACACGGTCGTCGTTTCCGACACCAATTTTCCTTCGGATTCCATTGCCCGGCAAACGGTGCTCGGCAAGCTGTTGCGGATAGACAATGTGTCTGCTGCCCGCGCCATCAAAGCTATTCTTTCGGTAATGCCGCTGGATACGCCGCTGCAGCCGTCCGCCGGGCGAATGGAAATCATGGGCGCGCCGGACGAGATCCCTCCAGTGCAGCAGGAAGTCCAGGCCGTTATCGACGGCGCCGAGGCCAAGCCGGCGCCGATGTATGGCATCGAGCGTTTCGCCTTCTATGAGGAGGCCAAAAAGGCCTATTGCGTCATCACCACGGGCGAAAACCGCTTCTACGGCTGCTTCCTCTTCACCAAAGGCGTCATTCCGCCGGAAACCGTTTGAGGGGAAACGATAATGAAGGTGGGTGTTTCGATCCTCAGGATTTTCGTCGGCGGCTTCTCGGCAGCGCTCTCAGGGGGCGCAAGTCCGGTCGAGGCCGTGCGTTTCGGCTGCGCGACCGCCGGTATTGCGGTGACGCGGCGGGGTACCGCGCCTGCCATGCCGAAGATCGAGGAAATCGAGGCGCTTCTCCAGAAAGGAGGCGCAGCATGACCCGCAACGACCCGATCAAACACTTCTTCATCTGGCCGGCGTTGCTGATCGTGCTGGTGATCTCGATCTTCCCGCTGATCTATTCGCTGACCACAAGCTTCATGAGCCTGCGGCTCGTGCCGCCGATCCCAGCGCGTTTCGTCGGCTTCGGCAACTATGCGGAACTGCTTCAGAATCCGCGCTTCTGGAATGTCGCCTGGACGACGACGATCATCGCTTTTGTGGCGGTGACGCTGCAGTATGTCATCGGTTTTTCCGTGGCGCTGGCGCTCAACCGTCGGGTGCCCGGCGAAGGTCTGTTCCGGGTCAGCTTCCTTGTGCCAATGCTGGTAGCACCCGTTGCCGTTGCACTGATTGCCCGCCAGATCCTCAATCCCACGATGGGCCCGCTCAATGAGCTGATGACCGTCTTCGGTTTTCCCAACCTGCCCTTTCTGACGCAGACCAGATGGGCTATCGGCGCCATCATTTCCGTCGAAGTGTGGCAGTGGACACCCTTCGTCATCCTGATGCTTCTTGCCGGGTTGCAAACCCTGCCCGAGGACGTCTACGAGGCTGCCGCGCTTGAAAATGCCAGCCCCTGGCAGCAGTTCTGGGGGATCACTTTCCCGATGATGCTGCCGATTTCGGTGGCTGTGGTCTTCATCCGCCTCATCGAGAGCTACAAGATCATCGACACGGTTTTCGTCATGACAGGCGGAGGGCCTGGCATTTCGACCGAAACGCTGACCTTGTTCGCGTATCAGGAGGGCTTCAAGAAGTTCAACCTTGGCTACACATCCGCCCTGTCGTTCCTGTTCCTGATCGTCATTACCGTGATCGGGCTCGTCTATCTCGCCATCCTGAAGCCCTATCTGGAGAAGCACAAATGAGCGTGCGTGACCTCAAAGGATCCGGCCGCTGGTGGGCGCTCGCAGGCTGCCTGCTCTGGCTGGCCTTCACCTTCTTTCCGCTTTACTGGGTCGCGATCACCTCGTTCAAGTCGCCGCTCGGCGTCGTCGGCGGGCCGACCTATATTCCATTTGTCGACTTCGACCCGACGCTGACGGCCTGGAGCGAGCTCCTGTCGGGCGCGCGCGGCCAGTTCTACAACACCTTCATCGCCTCGACGATCGTCGGGCTTTCCGCATCGGTGCTGGCCACCTTCATCGGATCGATGGCAGCCTATGCGCTGGTGCGCTTCACCTTTGAGGTCAAGCTGCTGTCCGGCGTGATTTTCGTCGTTGTTGCCTTCGGCGGATATCTGCTCGGCCGTCATGTACTGGGCTACGGGCAGGCCATTTCGCTGATCTTTGCCTTTGTTGCAGCGCTTGCGCTCGCCATCGGCTCCAGCCGAATGAAGCTTCCAGGGCCGCTCCTCGGCAATGATGATATCGTCTTCTGGTTTGTCAGCCAGCGCATGTTTCCGCCGATCGTCGCCGCCTTTGCCTTGTTCCTGATGTATACGGAAATGGGCAAGTTGGGGTTCAAGCTGGTGGACACCTATACAGGCCTCACCTTCGCTTATGTCGCCTTCTCGCTGCCGATCGTGATCTGGCTGATGCGCGATTTCTTTGCGGCACTGCCGGTGGAAGTCGAAGAGGCGGCGATGGTCGACAATGTGCCGTCGTGGAGAATTTTTTTCGGTATCGTCCTGCCCATGTCCAAGCCGGGCCTGATCGCGACATTCATGATCACGCTCGCCTTCGTCTGGAACGAGTTCCTGTTCGCACTCTTCCTGACCAGTTCCAAATGGCAGACCCTTCCCATTCTCGTCGCCGGGCAAAACAGCCAGCGCGGCGACGAGTGGTGGTCGATATCGGCAGCCGCCCTGGTTGCGATCATACCCATGGTCGTCATGGCGGGCATTTTGAGCAGGCTGATGCGGTCTGGCCTGCTTTTAGGAGCAATAAAATGACCGTTCGAGAAGCCTAGTCATTGTTCAATTCCAGGGAGGAAAACATGAGAAGATTGCTACTGAGTTCAACGGCCGGAGGACTACTTGCTGTGGCGGGCGTCCCATCCGCGCTCGCATGCGAACCGGACTACACCGGTGTCACGCTCACCGCCACGACGCAGACGGGGCCTTACATCGCATCTGCGCTGCAACTGGCGGCCAAGGGCTGGGAGGAAAAGACCTGCGGCAAGGTGAATGTCGTCGAATTTCCGTGGTCGGAACTCTATCCGAAAATCGTAACCTCGTTGACCTCGGGCGAAGACACGTTCGACGTGGTCGCCTTTGCGCCGGCCTGGGCACCGGACTTCACCGATTTTCTCTCGGAAATGCCGAAGACTATGCAATCAGGTGCCGACTGGGAGGACATCGCGCCGGTTTACCGCGAGCAACTGATGGTCTGGAACGGCAAGGTCCTGTCGCAGACCATGGACGGTGATGCCCATACCTATACCTACCGCATTGATCTGTTTGAAAACGCAGAAAACCAGAGCGCCTTCAAGGCGAAGTATGGCTACGATCTGGCCCCGCCGAAGACATGGAAGCAGTATCTCGACATCGCTGAATTCTTCCAGCAGCCGGACAAGGGCCTTTGGGGCACGGCGGAAGCCTTCCGCCGTGGTGGCCAGCAATTCTGGTTCCTGTTCAGTCACGTGGCGGGATACACCAGCCATCCCGACAATCCCGGCGGTATGTTCTTCGATCCTGACACGATGGATGCGCAGGTCAACAATCCGGGCTGGGTGCGCGGCCTTGAGGAATATATCCGCGCCTCGAAACTGGCACCGCCAAATGCGCTGAACTTCTCGTTCGGCGAAGTGAACGCGGCCTTTGCCGGTGGCCAGGTCGCGGAATCGATCGGCTGGGGCGATACCGGCGTCATCGCCGCCGACCCGAAGCAGTCGAAGGTTGCTGGCAGCGTCGGCTCGGCATCCCTGCCGGGATCTGACGAGATCTGGAACTACAAGACCAAGAAGTGGGACAAGCAGCCCGAGGTCGTCCAGACTTCCTTCATGGCCTTCGGCGGTTGGCAGGCAGCCGTACCGTCGTCCTCGAAGAACCAAGAGGCCGCTTGGAACTATATCCAGTTCCTGACGAGCCCGGCGGTTTCCGGTCAGGCGGCCATCACCGGCGGCACAGGCGTCAATCCTTACCGTCTTTCGCACACGACAAATACGGCGTTGTGGTCGAAGATCTTTTCCGAGCGCGAGGCCAAGGAGTATCTCGGAAGCCAGAAGAACGCGGTGACCGCCAAGAACACGGCGCTCGACATGCGCCTGCCGGGCTATTTCTCCTATACGGAAATTCTCGAAATCGAGCTTTCCAAGGCATTGGCTGGAGAAGTGACGCCGCAGCAGGCGCTGGATACCGTGGCTGACGGATGGAACAAGCTTACGGACGAGTTCGGCCGGGACAAGCAACGGGCAGCCTATCGCTCGTCAATGGGCCTGCCTGCGAAGTAGGCCGTCTTCAATAAATCCCATCCCGGCTCTGCGGGGTGGGATCAGCATCGTTGGCAGAAGAAAGAACCATCGCCGCTTACGGCAGGCGATGGACTTCTGATGAAAAGGTTACAGCATGTCCCAGGTGCGTTTGGATCAGGTCACCAAGTCCTTCGGGAGCGTTGCGGTCATTCCTCCGCTCGATCTGGTGATTGCCGACAAGGAATTCGTGGTTCTCGTCGGGCCTTCCGGTTGTGGGAAGACAACCACGCTGCGAATGATCGCCGGGCTGGAACAGACGACATCAGGGGGAATCCGCATCGGCGACCGAGAGGTTACTGCGTTGCGTCCGGGTCTGCGCAATTGCTCGATGGTGTTTCAGAATTATGCACTCTATCCGCATATGACAGTCGCCGAAAACATTGGCTACGGCATGAAGGTGCGTGGAACGCCGAAAGAGGACATCGACACTGCTGTTGCGAATGCTGCGCGCATTCTCAACCTCGGCGCCTATCTTAATCGCAAACCGAGCGCGCTTTCGGGCGGTCAACGTCAGCGCGTCGCCATCGGGCGCGCCATTGTACGCCAGCCCGATGTTTTTCTGTTCGATGAACCGCTATCCAATCTGGACGCCAAGCTGCGCATCGAAATGCGCACCGAGATCAAACTGCTGCACCGCCGTCTGCAGACCACGATCGTCTATGTGACGCACGACCAGGTGGAGGCGATGACCATGGCCGACCGGGTCGTGGTGATGAACCAGGGTCGGATCGAACAGGCCGCCGACCCGATCACGCTTTATGAATCGCCGAAGAACCTGTTCGTCGCCGCTTTCATCGGCGCGCCCAGCATGAATTTTGTTCAAGGACGGTTGGAGGCCGGCGACGGCGGCGTTGTCTTCCGGGCGGAAGACGATGTCGCCATTCCCGTTCCAGCAGACATCGTGGAGCACCTTTCGGAGGGCATTGGCAAGGCCGTCGTTCTCGGTATTCGGCCTGAGCACACCATGACCGCGGACCCCACCTTTCCGACGATTCGTGTGCACGTCGCCGATATCGAACCTCTCGGCCCGCACACGCTTGCCATCGGGAAAGCTGGTGCGAGCGCGTTTACCGCTCAGATTCATGCCTCATCCAGGATCAGACCCGAAGACACGTTCGATGTTCCGATCGATCCGGAAAAGATGCATTTCTTCTTGAAAAGTACTGGTGAGGCTCTAAGGCGCTGAACCTGCGGGGTGTCACCGTTCAGCCAGGTCTGGTGACATTGCCATCTTTTTCTCTCAAAGCTGCAGTTCCATAAATACCTGTTACGCCACCAACCAGCTTTGACAACACCGATATAGCGGGGACAACGGTTCTAGCACGGCGCTTTCGAGGCCAGCGCCCGGCTTGTTGCTAGGATGTTCATGTTCTTGGCCAAAAAGATCGCATAATGGATCGTCGGGAACCTGTGAAAACGTCTCGGGACGAACTGCTGGTAGCCGTTTCCTTTCAAGAGCGTTGAGCGTAGACCGCCTCAGCTCCCATTCGATTGGCCACAAATTCTGCTCCCGGAATGGTGCGCTGGATCTGATATGAGCAGAGACTGGCAGTCCGCTAACCGTTATTGCGGGTATACCAGCATTTCACCAAACCATCCCGCAGATCCTCCAAGGCCCTCCTATATTGAAAAAAGTGCAACGCAGTTTTGCGGTCGAGTACAAAAGCGGCAGACGAAAACTCGATACCAGGTCGAACTCGATCTGGGGCAACGTGGACCTAAAGTCCGTCGCTCGCGACCTGAAGGAAGAGGCAATGCCGTTTCTGTCGGGTAGCTCTCAGAGTGGCAAATCCAACAATGAGATGTCTTTACCGAAACCAGATCAAGCCGAGGTGTTGTTGACACCGCCTCTCGGGGCGTCAACAACAGCATCAGATACACAGGAGATGAGCATGGCCGACGAGACTGATACGGCAACCAGCGCCGATGCGCCGATCGATGTTGAACCGCCTGTTGCGCCGAAGAAACAGCGCAAACCCCGCGCCAAGAAAGCGGCGGCACTCGAGAGCGGGTCAGCTGACGCTATGGCAGAGCCAGCAGCTGCTCTGGCCGGGGCCGGTGGTGTGAAGAGGAGAGGGCGCAAGGCAAGGGTGATCGAAGCTACGGCGAGCGCCAAACGCGCACCTGTGCGCCGTGCTCCAAAGGCTGTGCAGACAGCGCCGGCCGCGCCGATGACGGCTATCGATGAGATGGCGGATCTCTTGCAGTTGGAAGAGGAAAATCAGCGGCTGCGCAAGCTTCTGGCTGAGAAGCTTCGTGCTGAAAATGCCGATCTGCGCAAGCGGCTCAAGCTCGATTGATATAGGCAGCCGATCAACCGCCGGCCGCATTTCCATGCTATCCAGTATACATTTTGGCGGCGGTGGATGCTGTTGCCGGAACTAAAACTCACTACCTGCTTGCGGGATAAAGCGCGAGGTCGGATAAATGGCGTCTCCCTGGAAAATTTTTGCCCGACTGATCTCACCGGGGCGAGAACAAAAGCGAGAAAACGGCTCGACCGCGAAGGTTACGCCGGACGCGTCGACTATAGCCGGTCCGACTGAAGCGCGCCTGCAAAACCGAAGCTTGACGCGGCCGCATTGAAGATGCTCGAAAATGCTGTGACTGCGTCGGCCGATGAGGACGGCCGTGCCAACCTGGCACGTGTCGGTGCCCATTTGGCGAAACAATCGTCGGACTTTGATGCGCGCAACTACGGTTTTGCCCGCCTCACCGACCTCGTCGAGGCTTCCGGCATCCTCGACGTAGAGCGAAGCGGCGACAGCCCGAAGATCGTCACGGTCCGCATGAAGGGGAAGGCAAGGCCAAGGCCCAACGGCTAGGCTCGGCCGCCAATGCACAGCTGGCAGCCTATCCAAAATGTTCCGCTCCAAAACACAGGTGTCGTCCTGGTGAAGGTGCTCGCATGAAAAAGATGCTTGAAGATGACCCTCGAGACCTTCGCTGCCACTACGCGCGTCAGTAGTCCATCCTGGCGACCGATCGGATGCGGCTGCGGCTCTTGGGAAGGTGATCATCGAAACCATCGAGCGGCTGCAGCGCCTGGAATGCTTGTCCAAGAGCGGCGACCGCCTCGGCCCGTTCACGCAAGATCTGTCGCTCGCTTGGCGTAAGTTCCTTATAGGATGACGGTGCGTAGTCGGTTGCGATCTGACCATAACCAAGCGAGCCGGGCTCGGGTGCTTCGACATACGCATCGGCGAACTGGCGCAGCATCTCGTCAAGGGCTCGGACCTCGACCAGATAGCGGCGCCACTTGTGCTCGTCGAGCTTGAAATCGCTGTTGATCAGGTCGCCAGCGCGTTCGCCGAAGTCGATAAGCTGGTTGATGCGGTCTGGCGGCATGTCGAGGTTGAAGCCGCCTTCCTCCTCTTTGAGACTGACTGTCACGATCCGCTCGCGATAGCCGGCGAGGATCGATTGGAGAGAATCCTGCCAATCCTTGGCGCTGTCGAAGAGAGCGAAGACAAAGGCGACCAAGCCGGAAAAGTCCCGGGTGGGAAGAAGCTGCCCCTGTCCTGCCTTTGTTGGAAGGAATACCCGGGTTTCCCCAACGGTTTCCGGCTTTTCTCGCCGGCGGTCATATTCGCCCAGCGAAATGCCGAAGGTGGGGCGCGACGGCAGGAAGCGGTCGAAGAAATGCACGGGAAAATTCGACGACAGTCCACCATCTGAGAACATGCAACGCACAAGCCTGTCCTGTTCGGGAACGCCGACCAGCGTGTAGTCGATCCTGTAGAGCGGCACAGCCGAAATCAGCGCCGGGAAGCTGAGGCTCATGCGCGCGAGGACCACGAGAGGAAGATTGTCGATCTTGAACGGATAGAGGTCGCTCGATCCCTCCTTGGGCGTCGTCAGCATCGCGTCGACGACGCGTGCCGGGAAAAGCGACCGGAACTCGCGCTCAGAAAAGTAATGGAGGTTGTTCTCCATTGGCAGCACGTAGGGGCGATGCGACGTGATGTCGGTCGTCACCGTCTGCACCAGAACCTCGCGGGATTGAAGGTCCTTGACCCCGAGCGGCGCTCCGGTTGCCGGACGCCCGGCCACGATATCGATCGTGTCGGTCAGCCACTCGGTCAGGGCGGGATGGCCGGCCGGCATGTAGGACTGGGTCATCCCGCTGCAAAGGCCGTAGTCGACCTTCGGAAGCCCGCAGGCGACATCGCGGGCGGCGACAAAAGCCGCGGTTGCCGCCGGCAGGAGAACGAGCAGGAACGAAAACAGTAGCACGGCAAGCATTGCTGCTGGCATGGACTGCCAGATGAAGGGGATCATGATGGCAACAATGATAGCGGGGATGGCACCCAGAAGCGCCGGCACCGGGTAGCCTTTCAGCAGCGCGAAGAGCGTGCCGGCCATCCTCTTCGTCATTGCCGCGAGCATCAGGTTAAAGACCGGACGAAATTCCGGGCGCGGCTGGAATTTCTCCAGGAGCGTCGCCGACAACTGCTGTGGAAGCGCCTCTATCTTCTCGAATCCGCGGTCGGCGCGTCCATATTCGGCCGCGGCCGTGACGACGGCGGCTATCGCGCCGGCCGACGTGCCGCCGATGTTGCGGAAGCGGTACCTGCGCGAGAGTTTTACGACGGCCTTTGGATAAACCACACCGCTGGTGATGCCGCCCTTCATGACGAGGTCGCAACTCTGTTCAGGCGCGCTCATGTCCCATCTCCCTCAGTTGGTTTTTAGCGTCTTCGACCAAGCTTTCACGAGGCTCGAATAGGGTTGGTCCGGCTCCGCCATCGCACGGATTTCGTCGAGGATTTGGTTGAGCAGGAGATCGAGCCGCGCGCCCATCGTCTTGTTCTTCTGGTCGCGGCTGGCAAGCAGCATCTCCGATATCTTTCCGATCTCGTCGATCAACCGGCTGAGGAAATCCAGCTTG from Rhizobium indicum harbors:
- a CDS encoding ABC transporter substrate-binding protein, with product MRRLLLSSTAGGLLAVAGVPSALACEPDYTGVTLTATTQTGPYIASALQLAAKGWEEKTCGKVNVVEFPWSELYPKIVTSLTSGEDTFDVVAFAPAWAPDFTDFLSEMPKTMQSGADWEDIAPVYREQLMVWNGKVLSQTMDGDAHTYTYRIDLFENAENQSAFKAKYGYDLAPPKTWKQYLDIAEFFQQPDKGLWGTAEAFRRGGQQFWFLFSHVAGYTSHPDNPGGMFFDPDTMDAQVNNPGWVRGLEEYIRASKLAPPNALNFSFGEVNAAFAGGQVAESIGWGDTGVIAADPKQSKVAGSVGSASLPGSDEIWNYKTKKWDKQPEVVQTSFMAFGGWQAAVPSSSKNQEAAWNYIQFLTSPAVSGQAAITGGTGVNPYRLSHTTNTALWSKIFSEREAKEYLGSQKNAVTAKNTALDMRLPGYFSYTEILEIELSKALAGEVTPQQALDTVADGWNKLTDEFGRDKQRAAYRSSMGLPAK
- a CDS encoding patatin-like phospholipase family protein → MSAPEQSCDLVMKGGITSGVVYPKAVVKLSRRYRFRNIGGTSAGAIAAVVTAAAEYGRADRGFEKIEALPQQLSATLLEKFQPRPEFRPVFNLMLAAMTKRMAGTLFALLKGYPVPALLGAIPAIIVAIMIPFIWQSMPAAMLAVLLFSFLLVLLPAATAAFVAARDVACGLPKVDYGLCSGMTQSYMPAGHPALTEWLTDTIDIVAGRPATGAPLGVKDLQSREVLVQTVTTDITSHRPYVLPMENNLHYFSEREFRSLFPARVVDAMLTTPKEGSSDLYPFKIDNLPLVVLARMSLSFPALISAVPLYRIDYTLVGVPEQDRLVRCMFSDGGLSSNFPVHFFDRFLPSRPTFGISLGEYDRRREKPETVGETRVFLPTKAGQGQLLPTRDFSGLVAFVFALFDSAKDWQDSLQSILAGYRERIVTVSLKEEEGGFNLDMPPDRINQLIDFGERAGDLINSDFKLDEHKWRRYLVEVRALDEMLRQFADAYVEAPEPGSLGYGQIATDYAPSSYKELTPSERQILRERAEAVAALGQAFQALQPLDGFDDHLPKSRSRIRSVARMDY
- a CDS encoding ABC transporter ATP-binding protein translates to MSQVRLDQVTKSFGSVAVIPPLDLVIADKEFVVLVGPSGCGKTTTLRMIAGLEQTTSGGIRIGDREVTALRPGLRNCSMVFQNYALYPHMTVAENIGYGMKVRGTPKEDIDTAVANAARILNLGAYLNRKPSALSGGQRQRVAIGRAIVRQPDVFLFDEPLSNLDAKLRIEMRTEIKLLHRRLQTTIVYVTHDQVEAMTMADRVVVMNQGRIEQAADPITLYESPKNLFVAAFIGAPSMNFVQGRLEAGDGGVVFRAEDDVAIPVPADIVEHLSEGIGKAVVLGIRPEHTMTADPTFPTIRVHVADIEPLGPHTLAIGKAGASAFTAQIHASSRIRPEDTFDVPIDPEKMHFFLKSTGEALRR
- a CDS encoding transcriptional regulator, which encodes MKKVQRSFAVEYKSGRRKLDTRSNSIWGNVDLKSVARDLKEEAMPFLSGSSQSGKSNNEMSLPKPDQAEVLLTPPLGASTTASDTQEMSMADETDTATSADAPIDVEPPVAPKKQRKPRAKKAAALESGSADAMAEPAAALAGAGGVKRRGRKARVIEATASAKRAPVRRAPKAVQTAPAAPMTAIDEMADLLQLEEENQRLRKLLAEKLRAENADLRKRLKLD